A region of Candidatus Curtissbacteria bacterium DNA encodes the following proteins:
- a CDS encoding LAGLIDADG family homing endonuclease, which translates to MRKIYPNAEFLRDGIIALGYRAWIYKEGRNRNYFIVEFVKSVLDKTEISSNQDKIDYIRGYFDTDGGIARSKGVRYYLYFAQKDKIDLSNVRDYLEQLEINCGVIHNPSFRKDANYFRFFIRASSYQKFAEIVGSWHPVKSKFLRVKI; encoded by the coding sequence GTGCGAAAGATTTATCCTAATGCGGAATTTCTGAGAGATGGAATTATTGCACTTGGATATCGCGCCTGGATTTATAAAGAAGGAAGAAACAGAAACTACTTCATAGTAGAATTCGTAAAATCTGTTCTTGATAAAACTGAGATCAGTTCGAACCAAGACAAGATTGATTACATTCGAGGTTATTTTGATACGGATGGTGGTATCGCAAGGTCGAAGGGTGTGAGATATTATTTATATTTTGCACAAAAAGATAAAATTGACCTTAGTAATGTTAGGGATTATCTTGAGCAATTAGAAATTAATTGCGGGGTAATTCATAATCCCAGTTTTAGAAAGGATGCTAACTACTTTCGGTTTTTTATACGAGCAAGCTCGTATCAAAAGTTCGCCGAAATTGTAGGTTCTTGGCATCCTGTTAAGTCGAAGTTTTTAAGGGTGAAGATATAG